A single window of Scleropages formosus unplaced genomic scaffold, fSclFor1.1, whole genome shotgun sequence DNA harbors:
- the LOC114909772 gene encoding uncharacterized protein LOC114909772, whose amino-acid sequence MEGLLEVTEGYGLLPFQCVLGYHTTSFPNETPQNQIRAVLTWHQESEREWWTVHNHLWQSSEKYKRQADRHRRTLSFLPRQWSGSSKKLRPRYIGSFKVLRRVTPVTYCLQSLWWTFGSGTKLEVGSNAAPVLTVLPPSSQEVSGKNKATLTCLANKGFPSDWKLEWTVDGRTKPGDASRGLLDKDGKYSWSSTLTLPADEWTKAGTVVCKATQGSQTPVLETMKRADCPV is encoded by the exons atggaaggccttctggaggTGACTGAGGGTTACG GTCTCTTGCCCTTTCAATGTGTCTTGGGATACCACACTACCTCGTTCCCAAATGAGACACCTCAGAACCAGATCCGAGCAGTGTTGACCTGGCACCAAGAGAGCGAGAGGGAATGGTGGACAGTGCACAACCACCTGTGGCAAAGTTCGGAGAAGTACAAACGGCAAGCGGACCGGCACCGACGCACCCTCTCCTTTTTGCCCAGGCAATGGTCTGGCTCTTCGAAGAAACTCAGGCCCCGCTACATCGGCTCGTTCAAGGTCTTGCGGAGAGTGACCCCGGTGACCTACTGCCTACAG tcactgtggtggacttttggtagcggcaccaaactggaagttggca GCAACGCTGCCCCCGTCCTCACGGTCCTGCCCCCGTCCAGTCAAGAGGTGTCCGGTAAGAACAAGGCCACGCTGACGTGTCTGGCCAACAAGGGCTTCCCCTCCGACTGGAAGCTGGAGTGGACGGTGGACGGCAGGACCAAGCCTGGGGACGCGAGCCGCGGACTCCTGGACAAGGACGgcaagtacagctggagcagcacgcTGACCCTCCCTGCGGACGAGTGGACGAAGGCGGGCACGGTGGTCTGCAAGGCCACTCAGGGCTCCCAGACTCCAGTTCTGGAGACGATGAAGAGAGCCGACTGCCCCGTGTAG